Proteins from a single region of Deltaproteobacteria bacterium:
- a CDS encoding diiron oxygenase, with the protein MEGTITLGPGWALPEEERIAATYQHLLRRLSHQSVVKHFDAYADIDWDADEHRIDPEDPRWELGSDDVLGATAWYRAQPQATRARLGLHLVATKMKIGTQFENVLQRGLLEFAWTLPNGAPEFRYVYHEVIEEGQHSLMFQEFVNRTGFDVPGLGFWDRLGARRVIAAARRFPALFFVFVLGGEDPIDHVQRTALRSGQPIHPLLRRIMQIHVTEEARHLCFARHYLRAAVPRLGAAARARLALQAPLVLGQMAQAMLRPSADVVRTHGIPVDVIAEAYTRNPRHRENTLAALAKLRDLCCEVGIVTPWSVRLWRAAGIWAD; encoded by the coding sequence ATGGAAGGGACCATCACGCTCGGACCGGGCTGGGCGCTGCCGGAGGAGGAGCGGATCGCCGCCACCTACCAGCACCTGCTCCGGCGGCTCAGTCACCAGTCGGTGGTGAAGCACTTCGACGCCTACGCCGACATCGACTGGGACGCCGACGAGCACCGCATCGACCCCGAGGATCCGCGCTGGGAGCTCGGCTCTGACGACGTCCTGGGCGCGACGGCGTGGTACCGGGCGCAGCCGCAGGCGACGCGGGCGCGCCTCGGGCTCCACCTGGTCGCCACCAAGATGAAGATCGGGACGCAGTTCGAGAACGTGCTCCAGCGTGGCCTCCTCGAGTTCGCCTGGACGCTGCCGAACGGCGCGCCGGAGTTCCGCTACGTCTACCACGAGGTGATCGAGGAGGGGCAGCACTCGCTCATGTTCCAGGAGTTCGTGAACCGGACGGGCTTCGACGTGCCCGGGCTCGGCTTCTGGGACCGCCTCGGGGCGCGGCGGGTGATCGCCGCCGCGCGGCGCTTCCCCGCGCTCTTCTTCGTCTTCGTGCTGGGCGGCGAGGATCCGATCGACCACGTGCAGCGGACGGCGCTGCGCAGCGGACAGCCGATCCATCCCCTCCTCCGGCGCATCATGCAGATCCACGTGACCGAGGAGGCGCGCCACCTCTGCTTCGCGCGCCACTATCTCCGCGCCGCGGTGCCGCGCCTGGGAGCAGCCGCGCGGGCACGCCTCGCCCTCCAGGCGCCGCTCGTCCTCGGCCAGATGGCGCAGGCGATGCTACGCCCGTCGGCGGACGTGGTGCGCACCCACGGCATCCCCGTCGACGTGATCGCCGAGGCGTACACGCGAAACCCGCGCCACCGGGAGAACACGCTCGCGGCGCTCGCGAAGCTCCGTGATCTGTGCTGCGAAGTGGGCATCGTCACACCGTGGTCCGTGCGGCTCTGGCGCGCGGCCGGCATCTGGGCGGACTAG
- a CDS encoding cytochrome P450, whose amino-acid sequence MATPAAALELERAQPGALPPGPRLPALVQFLHLGFRPIAFLEECARRYGTPFTLRVPARPPLAMFSDPEAIREIFTGDPETLRAGEANNLLEPMLGQHSLLLLDGPRHLRQRRLMLPPFHGERMQAYGRVMREIADRSIDAWPVGRPFPIHDRMQAITLDVILRTVFGLDEGALLDRLRERLRRLMAFVSGTVGVLLLIPWLQRDLGPFTPGGRFVRLAREIDDLLFAEIARRRAEGAAGREDILSMLIAARDEDGKPMSDRELRDEMITLLLAGHETTATSLAWAFHRLLGRSDVLSKLRAELRGVADDGPALPEHVGRLEYLDAVVKETARLSPVIPQVSRRLQVPMRIGGCDLPAGMVASPCIYLTHRRPDLWPDPARFDPERFIGVRPNPYAFFPFGGGVRRCIGAAFATYEMKIVLAEVLSRVELRAAPGHTVRTVRRTVTLAPSGGMPVVVDRVAPARAQTQPG is encoded by the coding sequence ATGGCGACCCCGGCCGCCGCGCTCGAGCTGGAGCGCGCCCAGCCGGGCGCCCTGCCGCCCGGCCCGCGCCTGCCGGCCCTCGTCCAGTTCCTGCACCTGGGCTTCCGCCCGATCGCGTTCCTCGAGGAGTGCGCCCGGCGTTACGGCACGCCGTTCACGCTCCGGGTTCCCGCGCGGCCGCCGCTGGCGATGTTCAGCGACCCCGAGGCGATCCGGGAGATCTTCACCGGGGATCCCGAGACGCTGCGCGCGGGCGAGGCGAACAACCTGCTCGAGCCCATGCTCGGGCAGCACTCGCTCCTCCTGCTCGATGGTCCGCGCCACCTCCGCCAGCGCCGCCTCATGCTGCCGCCGTTCCACGGCGAGCGCATGCAGGCCTACGGGCGCGTCATGCGTGAGATCGCCGACCGCTCGATCGACGCCTGGCCCGTCGGCCGGCCCTTCCCGATCCACGACCGGATGCAGGCGATCACGCTCGACGTGATCCTGCGCACCGTCTTCGGGCTCGACGAGGGCGCGCTGCTCGACCGCCTGCGCGAGCGCCTCCGCCGCCTGATGGCCTTCGTCTCCGGGACCGTCGGCGTGCTCCTGCTCATCCCGTGGCTCCAGCGCGACCTGGGTCCCTTCACGCCGGGCGGCCGCTTCGTCCGCCTCGCGCGCGAGATCGACGACCTCCTGTTCGCGGAGATCGCGCGTCGCCGGGCGGAGGGCGCGGCGGGACGCGAGGACATCCTCTCCATGCTGATTGCGGCGCGCGACGAGGACGGCAAGCCGATGAGCGACCGGGAGCTGCGCGACGAGATGATCACGCTGCTGCTCGCCGGTCACGAGACGACGGCCACCTCGCTCGCGTGGGCCTTCCATCGCCTGCTCGGGCGGTCGGACGTGCTCTCGAAGCTGCGCGCCGAGCTGCGCGGGGTCGCCGATGATGGGCCCGCCCTGCCCGAGCACGTCGGCCGGCTCGAGTACCTCGACGCGGTCGTCAAGGAGACGGCCCGCCTGAGCCCCGTGATCCCCCAGGTCAGCCGCCGCCTGCAGGTGCCGATGCGCATCGGCGGCTGCGACCTGCCCGCGGGGATGGTCGCGTCGCCCTGCATCTACCTGACCCACCGCCGGCCCGATCTGTGGCCCGATCCCGCGCGCTTCGACCCCGAGCGGTTCATCGGCGTCCGCCCGAACCCGTACGCGTTCTTCCCCTTCGGGGGCGGCGTGCGCCGCTGCATCGGGGCGGCGTTCGCGACCTACGAGATGAAGATCGTGCTGGCGGAGGTCCTGTCGCGCGTCGAGCTCCGCGCCGCGCCGGGCCACACCGTCCGCACCGTGCGCCGCACCGTCACCCTCGCGCCGTCGGGCGGGATGCCGGTGGTGGTGGATCGCGTGGCGCCGGCCCGGGCGCAGACGCAACCAGGATAG
- a CDS encoding SDR family NAD(P)-dependent oxidoreductase: MRLSGTRVLLTGASTGIGRQLGRALAQRGAVLAVAARRRALLDELAADIAAVGGHEPVRLGVDLARRGSAAELAAAARTELGRVEVLINNAGSNLHGCPSAVGDRDEARELFELNFWSPLALIREIVPEMRQRGAGMVVNVTSLAVVAPFPAVGHYCSSKAALSLATESLRLELRGTGVDVLEVLLGPIETNGSRENRMIEGAEKWLDSAKAGRPEKAAIAIARAIERGRRRLIYPRRMSPSYHLPLLGRLYASTVARGFEPERVVVRRTGWRAEDAGAATDLAAGPAVGAAVASARGSS; the protein is encoded by the coding sequence ATGCGGCTCAGCGGGACGCGTGTGCTACTAACGGGAGCCTCGACGGGGATCGGGCGTCAGCTGGGGCGCGCGTTGGCCCAGCGAGGAGCGGTGCTGGCCGTGGCGGCGCGCCGGCGCGCGTTGCTCGACGAACTTGCAGCCGATATCGCCGCGGTCGGGGGTCACGAGCCGGTCCGGCTCGGCGTCGACCTCGCGCGCCGCGGGTCGGCGGCCGAACTAGCGGCCGCGGCGCGGACTGAGCTCGGGCGAGTCGAGGTCTTGATCAACAACGCCGGCTCGAACTTGCACGGCTGTCCGAGCGCGGTCGGGGATCGAGACGAGGCTCGCGAGCTTTTCGAGCTCAATTTCTGGAGCCCGCTCGCACTGATACGCGAGATCGTGCCCGAGATGCGCCAGCGAGGCGCGGGAATGGTCGTCAACGTCACCTCGCTGGCGGTCGTCGCGCCGTTCCCAGCGGTCGGCCACTACTGCTCCTCAAAAGCCGCGCTGAGCCTCGCAACGGAGTCGCTGCGCCTTGAGCTGCGCGGCACGGGCGTGGACGTTCTCGAGGTGCTCCTCGGCCCGATCGAGACCAACGGTTCGAGGGAAAACCGGATGATCGAGGGCGCCGAGAAGTGGCTCGACTCGGCCAAGGCCGGCAGGCCCGAGAAGGCGGCGATTGCGATCGCGCGGGCCATCGAAAGGGGGCGCCGGCGGCTGATCTACCCCCGGCGGATGAGCCCCTCCTATCACTTGCCGCTGCTTGGTCGTCTCTACGCCAGCACGGTCGCCCGGGGCTTTGAGCCCGAGCGCGTCGTGGTACGTCGGACCGGCTGGCGAGCAGAGGACGCCGGCGCCGCGACGGATCTCGCTGCGGGTCCAGCCGTCGGCGCTGCGGTTGCGAGCGCCAGAGGGAGTTCTTAG
- the bioD gene encoding dethiobiotin synthase, whose product MSALLITGTDTGVGKTFVACALATALRQRGRRVAVMKPVETGVEGEPADALALRAAAADPAPLGDICPYRLRAPLAPAVAARLEGVTIDVARLLTLVARRRQDADVLLVEGAGGLLVPLDARTTWAELAARAGLPLLIVGANRLGTVNHCALTARVAATAALVVRGFVLSQPAAETDASAATNAETIAALTGLRCLGVLGHGPAPADAARALDVAALL is encoded by the coding sequence GTGAGCGCCCTCCTCATCACCGGCACCGACACGGGCGTCGGCAAGACCTTCGTCGCCTGCGCGCTCGCGACCGCGCTCCGCCAGCGCGGCCGGCGCGTCGCGGTGATGAAGCCGGTCGAGACCGGCGTCGAGGGCGAACCCGCCGACGCCCTCGCGCTCCGCGCCGCAGCCGCCGACCCCGCGCCGCTCGGCGACATCTGCCCGTACCGCCTACGCGCACCGCTCGCGCCCGCCGTCGCGGCCCGGCTGGAAGGCGTGACCATCGACGTGGCGCGGCTGCTCACGCTGGTCGCGCGGCGCCGCCAAGACGCCGACGTGCTCCTGGTCGAGGGCGCCGGGGGGCTCCTCGTCCCGCTCGACGCGCGCACGACCTGGGCCGAGCTGGCGGCGCGGGCCGGGCTGCCGCTCCTGATCGTCGGCGCCAACCGCCTCGGCACCGTGAACCACTGCGCGCTCACGGCGCGCGTCGCGGCGACGGCGGCGCTCGTCGTGCGCGGCTTCGTGCTCTCGCAGCCGGCGGCCGAGACGGACGCGTCGGCCGCGACGAACGCCGAGACGATCGCGGCGCTCACGGGGCTCCGGTGCCTCGGCGTCCTCGGCCACGGCCCGGCGCCAGCGGATGCCGCGAGAGCCCTCGACGTGGCGGCACTTCTCTAA
- the bioA gene encoding adenosylmethionine--8-amino-7-oxononanoate transaminase, whose product MTDGSTLAAWDRRYLWHPFTQMADWLAEEPLVIAEAEGCTLVDTRGQRYLDGVSSLWCNVHGHRHPALDAALRDQLARVAHSTLLGLANVPSIELARALIEVAPPGLARVFYSDAGATAVEAALRLALQYHQLRGERGRTRFASLVEAYHGDTLGAVGVGYSETFHRFVAGAVAPAVRLTPPHVFRWQRGLDTEAALAAALDEAERTLAAHGPILAGVVVEPLVQGAAGMWVHPPAYLKTLHELAHRHGTLLIADEVATGFGRTGRMFACEHAGITPDLMCLAKGISGGYLPLAATLATEEVFAAFLGPYEEFRAFFHGHTYTGNPLGCAVALASLRLFHEERTLERLGPKIARLRERLAADIAPLAHVGDVRQQGVMVGIELVAERAGRVPYPPAARIGQCVVRAARARGVLLRPLGNVIVLMPPLAIAPAELELLVDVAREAIEEVTGA is encoded by the coding sequence ATGACCGACGGCTCGACGCTCGCCGCCTGGGACCGGCGCTACCTCTGGCACCCCTTCACGCAGATGGCGGACTGGCTCGCCGAGGAGCCGCTGGTGATCGCCGAGGCCGAGGGCTGTACGCTCGTCGACACGCGCGGGCAGCGCTACCTGGACGGCGTCTCCTCGCTCTGGTGCAACGTGCACGGTCACCGGCACCCGGCGCTCGATGCAGCGCTCCGCGACCAGCTCGCGCGCGTCGCGCACTCGACGCTGCTCGGGCTCGCCAACGTGCCCTCGATCGAGCTCGCCCGCGCGCTGATCGAGGTCGCGCCGCCCGGGCTCGCCCGCGTCTTCTACTCGGACGCGGGCGCCACCGCGGTCGAGGCGGCGCTCCGCCTGGCACTCCAGTACCACCAGCTGCGCGGCGAGCGCGGACGCACGCGCTTCGCCTCCCTGGTCGAGGCCTACCACGGCGACACGCTCGGCGCCGTCGGCGTCGGCTACTCGGAGACGTTCCATCGCTTCGTGGCCGGCGCCGTCGCGCCCGCGGTGCGGCTCACGCCGCCGCACGTCTTTCGCTGGCAGCGCGGCTTGGACACGGAGGCGGCGCTCGCCGCCGCGCTCGACGAGGCCGAGCGGACGCTCGCCGCACACGGCCCGATCCTCGCCGGCGTCGTCGTCGAACCGCTGGTGCAGGGCGCGGCGGGGATGTGGGTCCACCCGCCGGCGTATCTGAAGACGCTTCACGAGCTCGCCCACCGCCACGGCACGCTCCTCATTGCCGACGAGGTGGCGACCGGCTTCGGGCGCACGGGACGGATGTTCGCCTGCGAGCATGCCGGCATCACGCCCGACCTGATGTGCCTGGCGAAGGGCATCAGCGGCGGCTACCTGCCGCTGGCAGCGACGCTCGCGACCGAGGAGGTGTTCGCGGCCTTCCTCGGCCCCTACGAGGAGTTCCGCGCCTTCTTCCATGGCCACACCTACACCGGGAACCCGCTCGGCTGCGCCGTCGCCCTCGCGAGCCTGCGGCTCTTCCATGAAGAGCGCACCCTCGAGCGCCTGGGCCCCAAGATCGCGCGGCTCCGCGAACGGCTCGCGGCCGACATCGCGCCGCTGGCGCACGTGGGCGACGTGCGCCAGCAGGGCGTCATGGTCGGCATCGAGCTGGTCGCCGAGCGCGCGGGACGTGTCCCCTACCCGCCCGCCGCGCGCATCGGCCAGTGCGTGGTGCGCGCGGCGCGCGCCCGCGGCGTGCTCCTCCGCCCCCTCGGCAACGTGATCGTCCTCATGCCCCCGCTCGCGATCGCGCCCGCCGAGCTGGAACTGCTGGTCGACGTGGCGCGCGAGGCGATCGAAGAGGTCACGGGCGCGTGA
- the bioF gene encoding 8-amino-7-oxononanoate synthase, which yields MRPLEIDKGDRARHDRRVRVLDAELAALEDAGLRRRLRPLASASDAEVMLDGRRVLLLSSNNYLGLATHPAVKAAACAAIEHWGCGTGASRLIAGHLELHAEVEAKLAALKGTEAALLFPSGYQANVGAITALVGRGDHVYSDALNHASIVDGCRLSRASVHVYPHRDVQALEAELAATPRGGRRLIVSDSVFSMDGDRAPLRALAALAEEYHSWLMVDEAHATGVLGPGGAGLAAAEGVGARVTVHMGTLGKALGGAGAYIAGARALVEVLVNRARAFIYTTGLAPAAVAAAGAALAVVAAEPERRAALVRKVAWLRDGLRTLGLDARGDTHIVPLVVGDNRAALAFADALLARGVHALAIRPPTVPPGTARLRVTPMATHTTAQLERALAAFADAARATGLGR from the coding sequence ATGAGGCCGCTCGAGATTGACAAGGGCGACCGTGCCCGGCATGACCGCCGCGTGCGAGTCCTCGACGCGGAGCTCGCGGCGCTCGAGGACGCGGGCCTCCGCCGCCGCCTGCGCCCGCTCGCGAGCGCCTCCGACGCCGAGGTGATGCTCGACGGACGCCGCGTCCTCCTCCTCTCCTCCAACAACTACCTCGGGCTCGCCACCCACCCGGCCGTGAAGGCGGCGGCATGTGCGGCGATCGAGCACTGGGGCTGCGGCACGGGCGCCTCGCGCCTGATCGCCGGGCACCTCGAGCTGCACGCCGAGGTCGAAGCGAAGCTCGCGGCGCTCAAGGGCACCGAGGCGGCGCTCCTCTTCCCCTCCGGCTACCAGGCGAACGTGGGCGCGATCACGGCGCTCGTCGGCCGCGGCGACCACGTCTACAGCGATGCCCTCAACCACGCGAGTATCGTCGACGGATGCCGGCTCTCGCGGGCCAGCGTCCACGTCTATCCCCACCGCGACGTGCAGGCCCTTGAGGCCGAGCTCGCCGCCACCCCACGCGGCGGCCGCCGGCTCATCGTGAGCGACTCGGTCTTCTCCATGGACGGCGACCGGGCACCGCTCCGGGCGCTGGCCGCGCTCGCCGAGGAATACCACAGCTGGCTCATGGTAGACGAGGCCCACGCGACGGGTGTGCTCGGTCCCGGCGGCGCCGGCCTCGCCGCGGCCGAGGGCGTGGGCGCGCGCGTAACCGTCCACATGGGGACGCTCGGCAAGGCGCTCGGCGGCGCCGGCGCCTACATCGCCGGGGCGCGCGCGCTGGTCGAAGTGCTCGTGAACCGCGCGCGCGCCTTCATCTACACGACCGGGCTCGCGCCGGCGGCGGTGGCGGCGGCCGGCGCGGCGCTGGCGGTGGTGGCGGCGGAGCCGGAGCGGCGCGCGGCGCTCGTGCGCAAGGTCGCGTGGCTGCGCGACGGGTTGCGCACCCTCGGCCTCGACGCGCGCGGCGACACGCATATCGTGCCGCTCGTGGTGGGCGACAACCGGGCCGCGCTGGCATTTGCCGACGCGCTCCTCGCGCGCGGCGTGCACGCGCTCGCGATCCGCCCGCCCACCGTGCCGCCGGGGACGGCGCGGCTCCGCGTCACACCGATGGCGACGCACACGACGGCGCAGCTCGAGCGCGCGCTCGCGGCCTTCGCCGACGCGGCGCGCGCGACGGGCCTCGGGCGATGA
- the radA gene encoding DNA repair protein RadA yields the protein MVDKAGRSAFVCQQCGHAAPRWLGQCPGCGAWSTMVEEALPEPRARGARAGAPSGQKARPLAAVTAGAALRRTTGLAELDRVLGGGLVAGSVVLVGGDPGIGKSTLALQACGALARQGLPVLYVAGEESPEQVRLRADRLGMAEAGVLVVAETVAESVAELIGETRPAAVVVDSIQTLHTSALGSAPGSVGQVRESAALLVARAKASGVACFLIGHVTKEGTLAGPRVLEHLVDTVLYFEGDGAHALRVLRAVKNRFGSTNEVAVFEMGEGGLEEVPNPSAAFLAERPAGAPGSAVLATLEGSRPLLVEIQALVSQSGLALPRRTAIGLDPGRVALLLAVLEKRMQLPLHAEDVFLNVAGGLRVDEPAADLAVVAAVASSARGRALVADVAVWGEVGLTGEVRAVGRSEARLREAARQGFRRCVLPASNARGLAVDGTRAEGVAALDQLFEVLGLA from the coding sequence ATGGTTGACAAGGCGGGGCGCTCGGCCTTCGTGTGCCAGCAGTGCGGCCATGCGGCCCCGCGCTGGCTCGGGCAGTGCCCGGGTTGCGGCGCGTGGAGCACGATGGTCGAGGAGGCGCTCCCCGAGCCACGCGCCCGCGGCGCCCGCGCCGGCGCGCCGAGCGGCCAGAAGGCGCGGCCGCTCGCCGCCGTCACCGCCGGCGCGGCGCTCCGCCGTACGACCGGTCTCGCGGAGCTGGACCGCGTCCTGGGCGGCGGGCTCGTCGCGGGCTCGGTCGTGCTGGTGGGTGGCGACCCGGGGATCGGAAAATCGACGCTCGCCCTTCAGGCGTGCGGTGCGCTCGCGCGCCAGGGGCTGCCCGTCCTCTACGTCGCGGGCGAGGAGTCGCCGGAGCAGGTGCGGCTGCGCGCCGACCGCCTCGGCATGGCCGAGGCGGGCGTGCTCGTCGTCGCCGAGACGGTGGCGGAGAGCGTGGCAGAGCTGATCGGCGAGACGCGGCCCGCGGCGGTCGTCGTCGACTCGATCCAGACCCTCCACACGAGCGCGCTCGGCTCCGCGCCCGGCAGCGTGGGGCAGGTGCGCGAGTCGGCGGCGCTGCTGGTCGCGCGCGCGAAGGCGAGCGGCGTCGCCTGCTTTCTCATCGGCCACGTGACCAAGGAGGGCACGCTCGCCGGCCCGCGGGTGCTCGAGCACCTGGTCGACACCGTCCTCTACTTCGAGGGCGACGGCGCGCATGCGCTGCGGGTGCTGCGCGCCGTCAAGAACCGGTTCGGCTCGACCAACGAGGTGGCGGTGTTCGAGATGGGGGAGGGCGGGCTCGAGGAGGTCCCGAACCCCTCCGCCGCCTTCCTCGCCGAGCGGCCGGCCGGCGCCCCGGGCTCGGCGGTGCTCGCGACGCTCGAGGGGAGCCGCCCCCTGCTGGTCGAGATCCAGGCGCTCGTGTCGCAGTCGGGGCTCGCCCTGCCGCGCCGGACCGCCATCGGCCTCGACCCGGGCCGCGTGGCGCTCCTCCTCGCCGTGCTCGAGAAGCGCATGCAGCTCCCGCTCCACGCCGAGGACGTGTTCCTGAACGTGGCGGGCGGACTCCGCGTCGACGAGCCGGCGGCCGACCTGGCCGTGGTCGCGGCGGTCGCCTCCTCCGCCCGCGGCCGCGCGCTGGTCGCCGACGTGGCGGTGTGGGGCGAGGTCGGGCTCACCGGCGAGGTGCGCGCCGTCGGGCGCTCGGAGGCGCGCCTCCGCGAGGCCGCGCGGCAGGGCTTTCGGCGCTGCGTGCTCCCGGCCTCGAACGCGCGCGGCCTCGCGGTCGACGGGACGCGGGCCGAGGGTGTCGCCGCGCTCGACCAGCTCTTCGAGGTGCTCGGCCTCGCATGA
- a CDS encoding amino acid permease, translated as MTFLALFWLNVGLLALFAVLVQREGLLGFAKGGKWYLTWFATGLITLMDELTSIFYVPAEAHRFIGTRAIFFIAITSLLMRVLSTRMVEIAQILELHDLRGGGVYSFSYFVLGPVASFVAVASIMVDYILTACISTVSAVYNGTAFLPMGPAAQYVLIFAAVWAVAGLNILGIRENARVTFGIFIVAAIVLLNLIALGVLHIDPQSPHVIYESGASVVRDVRHHGLPHAIATLTTGVAFCVLAYSGIESVIQTAGLVESWRDISKAYWFLALTVGIVTPLISALALSAPVDFAAHEEDLITHWAAVVGNVPFGVLVGVLGSVILIMAVNTAYVASSELLERVAHRYNLNWLVATNRRASLYRIHILNGLMYSGIIVLTKASQAILADMYAIGLLASFCINIGCLLIYRYFQGTKEIRDYHTSRTGTLALEAILVACFVYLALHKPYGVALWGSVVAVLLCLGIPLSRRYGPEAKEVRRSDYPMEMLLALGETDGPLDVYFRRPGEVDIVTGSPNAAFVTFFSPRQPIPQKLAPNHYRFPIQGGSVYRSIRAILALLVEELEGREVHVHFGWPTSSWLDRMAVGVFVASLMRLPKAFPRLTFSMDYSARADRPADAAAPGERVAGS; from the coding sequence ATGACGTTCCTCGCCCTCTTCTGGCTGAACGTCGGGCTGCTCGCGCTCTTCGCCGTCCTCGTCCAACGCGAGGGGCTCCTCGGCTTCGCGAAGGGCGGCAAGTGGTACCTCACCTGGTTCGCCACCGGCCTCATCACGCTGATGGACGAGCTCACCTCGATCTTCTACGTGCCGGCGGAAGCCCACCGCTTCATCGGGACCCGGGCGATCTTCTTCATCGCCATCACCTCGCTCCTCATGCGGGTGCTCTCGACCCGCATGGTCGAGATCGCCCAGATCCTCGAGCTGCACGACCTCCGGGGCGGCGGAGTCTACTCGTTCTCCTACTTCGTGCTCGGCCCGGTCGCCTCGTTCGTGGCGGTCGCATCGATCATGGTCGACTACATCCTGACCGCCTGCATCTCGACGGTGAGCGCGGTCTACAACGGGACCGCCTTCCTCCCCATGGGGCCCGCCGCGCAGTACGTGCTCATCTTCGCGGCCGTCTGGGCGGTCGCGGGGCTCAACATCCTCGGCATCCGCGAGAACGCGCGCGTCACCTTCGGCATCTTCATCGTCGCCGCCATCGTGCTGCTCAATCTGATCGCCCTCGGCGTCCTGCACATCGACCCGCAGAGCCCGCACGTCATCTACGAGAGCGGGGCGAGTGTCGTGCGGGACGTCAGGCACCACGGCTTGCCGCACGCGATCGCCACCCTCACGACCGGGGTGGCGTTCTGCGTGCTCGCATACTCGGGCATCGAGTCGGTCATCCAGACCGCCGGGCTGGTGGAAAGCTGGCGCGACATCTCGAAGGCGTACTGGTTCCTGGCGCTCACGGTGGGGATCGTCACCCCCCTCATCTCGGCGCTCGCCCTCTCGGCCCCGGTCGACTTCGCCGCGCACGAGGAGGACCTCATCACCCACTGGGCGGCGGTCGTCGGCAACGTGCCCTTCGGGGTGCTGGTCGGCGTCCTGGGGAGCGTCATCCTCATCATGGCGGTGAACACCGCCTACGTGGCCTCGAGCGAGCTCCTCGAGCGGGTCGCGCACCGCTACAACCTGAACTGGCTGGTCGCGACCAACCGCCGGGCGTCGCTCTACCGCATCCACATCCTGAACGGGCTCATGTACTCGGGCATCATCGTGCTCACCAAGGCATCGCAGGCGATCCTCGCCGACATGTACGCGATCGGGCTGCTCGCGAGCTTCTGCATCAACATCGGCTGCCTGCTGATCTACCGCTACTTCCAGGGGACGAAGGAGATCCGCGACTACCACACCTCGCGCACGGGCACGCTCGCGCTCGAGGCGATCCTGGTCGCCTGCTTCGTCTATCTCGCCCTGCACAAGCCCTACGGCGTGGCGCTCTGGGGGAGCGTGGTGGCGGTGCTCCTCTGCCTCGGCATTCCGCTCTCGCGCCGCTACGGCCCCGAGGCGAAGGAGGTCCGCCGCAGCGACTACCCGATGGAGATGCTGCTCGCGCTCGGCGAGACCGACGGGCCGCTCGACGTCTACTTCCGCCGCCCCGGCGAGGTGGACATCGTGACGGGCTCGCCGAATGCCGCCTTCGTGACGTTCTTCTCGCCGCGCCAGCCGATCCCCCAGAAGCTCGCGCCCAACCACTATCGCTTCCCGATCCAGGGCGGGAGTGTGTACCGGAGCATCCGGGCGATCCTCGCGCTCCTCGTCGAGGAGCTCGAGGGGCGCGAGGTCCACGTGCACTTCGGCTGGCCGACGTCGTCGTGGCTCGATCGCATGGCGGTCGGCGTCTTCGTGGCGAGCCTCATGCGGCTCCCGAAGGCGTTCCCCAGGCTCACCTTCTCGATGGACTACAGCGCCCGGGCTGACCGGCCGGCGGACGCGGCGGCCCCGGGCGAGCGCGTCGCCGGCAGCTAG
- a CDS encoding ABC transporter substrate-binding protein has protein sequence MSIRHRTLAVVALASCLAAVARAGDSPRAIVEKMTQAAIDVLGNKGLSSEEKRHRIEDLAGANIDFDTMSHLVLARNWGRLSADQQAEFLRLFKAHLSLTYGRSIESYSNEKVDVVGERDEGHGDWTVKTKILRGGGNADVLVDYRLRQENDAWRIIDVVIERVSLVANFRSQFQDIMSSGGPAKLLDVLREKNAKGEPLKS, from the coding sequence GTGAGCATCCGCCATCGCACTCTCGCCGTCGTCGCCCTGGCCTCGTGCCTCGCCGCCGTGGCGCGCGCGGGCGACAGCCCCCGCGCCATCGTCGAGAAGATGACCCAGGCCGCCATCGACGTGCTCGGCAACAAAGGCCTCTCGAGCGAGGAGAAGCGCCACCGCATCGAGGACCTGGCCGGCGCCAACATCGACTTCGACACCATGTCGCACCTCGTGCTGGCGCGGAACTGGGGCCGGCTCTCCGCCGACCAGCAGGCGGAGTTCCTGCGGCTCTTCAAGGCGCACCTTTCGCTCACCTACGGGCGCAGCATCGAGAGCTACAGCAACGAGAAGGTCGACGTGGTGGGCGAGCGCGACGAGGGGCACGGCGACTGGACGGTGAAGACGAAGATCCTGCGCGGCGGCGGCAACGCCGACGTGCTGGTCGACTACCGGCTGCGCCAGGAGAACGACGCCTGGCGCATCATCGACGTCGTCATCGAGCGCGTGAGCCTGGTCGCGAACTTCCGCTCCCAGTTCCAGGACATCATGAGCAGCGGCGGGCCGGCGAAGCTCCTCGACGTCCTGCGCGAGAAGAACGCGAAGGGCGAGCCGCTCAAGTCCTGA